The Geovibrio ferrireducens genome window below encodes:
- a CDS encoding 23S rRNA (pseudouridine(1915)-N(3))-methyltransferase RlmH, producing the protein MKLKIVMSSRIRDKAVEELTAEYVKRMGAYAECSVVEAFSANKAKQLPLLLKAGEGALVGMDPKGKRFTSEKFAGWLEKKLEENGAVTFFIGEADGLHEELKAHLDDTVSLSDMTMAHRISLVVLAEQLYRALTIIKGHPYHK; encoded by the coding sequence ATGAAACTGAAGATCGTGATGTCCTCGCGGATACGTGACAAGGCTGTCGAAGAACTTACTGCGGAATATGTGAAAAGAATGGGCGCATATGCCGAGTGTTCCGTGGTTGAGGCTTTTTCGGCCAACAAGGCAAAGCAGCTTCCTCTCCTGCTTAAGGCGGGCGAAGGCGCTCTGGTGGGTATGGACCCGAAAGGGAAAAGGTTCACCAGCGAAAAATTTGCCGGCTGGCTCGAAAAAAAGCTTGAAGAAAACGGCGCGGTTACTTTTTTTATCGGCGAGGCAGACGGACTGCACGAAGAGCTTAAGGCCCATTTAGACGATACCGTCTCTCTCTCGGACATGACAATGGCGCACAGAATAAGCCTTGTTGTTCTCGCAGAGCAGCTTTACAGGGCATTAACAATAATTAAGGGTCATCCCTACCATAAATAG
- the gpmI gene encoding 2,3-bisphosphoglycerate-independent phosphoglycerate mutase → MAAKLILLILDGWGCREDNRNNAVSLSHPANFLKLMKTCPHTLLDASEERVGLPAGQMGNSEVGHTNIGAGRIVYQDFLKISMDVRSGVIRQNTNINTFFDDTLKGSGRLHFFGLLSGGGVHSHIDHLKGLVKMAQDKGIKHIFIHAFTDGRDTPPKSGIDYVRDIEAFLDETKAGRIATVCGRYYAMDRDKRWDRVEKAYNMLRLGEGRKASSAVSAVLDSYAEDKTDEFIQPSVIEGVDGRVKDGDFVFFYNFRADRARELCLAFNDRSFGGFARKDHPQVNFMTLTRYEKGYAFPVAYPPEELNDIFGEVISKKGLKQLRIAETEKYAHVTYFFNGGRETVFDGEVRELIESPKDVPTYDKKPEMSVYKVAEKFREVFLKGDIDVAVMNFANPDMVGHTGVEEAAVKACRAVDECLGEVVRIADETGAVLAVTADHGNCEQMWDYENDQPHTAHTLNPVPFIVYNYKCVLQREKGKLADIAPTLLDIMGINQPEAMTGKSLLVK, encoded by the coding sequence ATGGCAGCAAAACTCATTTTACTGATACTCGACGGCTGGGGCTGCCGTGAAGACAACAGAAACAACGCTGTTTCCCTGTCCCATCCTGCCAATTTCCTCAAGCTAATGAAAACATGCCCTCACACCCTTCTGGATGCCAGTGAGGAGCGGGTAGGGCTGCCCGCCGGGCAGATGGGCAACTCCGAAGTCGGACACACCAACATAGGCGCGGGGCGCATAGTCTATCAGGATTTCCTGAAAATAAGCATGGATGTACGTTCCGGTGTCATAAGGCAGAACACCAATATCAATACATTTTTCGATGACACTCTCAAGGGATCAGGCAGGCTTCACTTCTTCGGCCTGCTTTCAGGCGGCGGAGTACACAGTCACATCGACCACCTGAAAGGTCTGGTGAAAATGGCACAGGACAAAGGGATAAAGCATATCTTCATCCACGCCTTCACAGACGGCAGGGACACCCCCCCGAAAAGCGGCATAGATTACGTCAGGGATATTGAAGCATTCCTTGATGAGACAAAGGCAGGGCGGATTGCCACTGTCTGCGGCAGATATTACGCCATGGACAGGGACAAAAGATGGGACAGGGTGGAGAAGGCCTACAACATGCTCCGCCTCGGCGAAGGGAGGAAGGCTTCATCCGCTGTTAGCGCCGTGCTTGATTCATACGCCGAAGATAAAACCGACGAATTTATACAGCCCTCTGTGATTGAGGGTGTTGACGGAAGGGTAAAGGACGGGGATTTTGTCTTCTTCTATAACTTTCGCGCCGACAGAGCCAGAGAGCTCTGCCTCGCCTTCAATGACCGCAGCTTCGGCGGTTTTGCCCGCAAAGACCACCCCCAGGTAAATTTCATGACCCTCACCAGATATGAAAAAGGCTATGCCTTCCCCGTGGCTTACCCGCCGGAAGAGCTTAATGATATATTCGGCGAGGTCATCAGCAAAAAAGGCTTAAAACAGCTCCGCATAGCAGAAACGGAGAAATACGCCCACGTTACCTACTTCTTCAACGGTGGCAGGGAAACTGTATTCGACGGCGAGGTGAGGGAACTCATTGAATCGCCAAAAGATGTGCCGACTTATGACAAAAAACCTGAGATGAGCGTTTATAAGGTTGCGGAAAAATTCAGGGAAGTTTTCCTGAAAGGTGACATAGATGTGGCGGTAATGAACTTCGCAAATCCTGACATGGTCGGCCATACAGGTGTCGAGGAGGCAGCCGTGAAAGCCTGCCGCGCCGTGGATGAATGCCTCGGTGAGGTAGTCCGCATCGCAGATGAAACAGGCGCTGTGCTTGCCGTCACTGCGGATCACGGGAACTGTGAGCAGATGTGGGACTATGAAAACGATCAGCCCCACACGGCACATACCTTGAATCCTGTACCGTTTATAGTTTATAATTATAAATGCGTACTTCAAAGGGAAAAAGGCAAGCTGGCGGACATAGCGCCGACACTGCTTGACATCATGGGAATAAATCAGCCGGAAGCAATGACCGGAAAGTCGCTTCTGGTGAAATAA
- the ablB gene encoding putative beta-lysine N-acetyltransferase produces MTDKITDLDGAAVHHGKFSDRLYILSFPDTCGDETAAKAEELAGKNRYSKIIAKVPAEKAEIFIKRGFITEAELPLKNAPYEKAVFLSKFTDPARREEREKKLQSEILLRALSSKQEDAEPPMTELCERMTPADAEEMAGVYRQVFESYPFPIHDPEYIRQTMKESAAYFGIRENGRITALASAELNPYISAAEMTDFATLPEARNKGLAGALLAKMEQEVPKLGISTFYTIARSLSFGMNITFAKRGYSFGGRLVNNTNICGGTETMNVWYKFA; encoded by the coding sequence ATGACGGATAAAATAACAGATCTGGACGGAGCGGCTGTACACCACGGAAAATTCAGTGACAGGCTCTACATACTCTCCTTCCCCGACACTTGCGGGGATGAGACCGCGGCAAAGGCAGAGGAGCTTGCGGGAAAAAACAGGTATTCAAAAATAATAGCAAAAGTTCCGGCGGAAAAAGCTGAGATATTTATAAAAAGAGGCTTCATAACTGAGGCGGAGCTCCCCCTCAAAAACGCTCCGTATGAGAAGGCGGTGTTCCTCTCCAAATTCACCGACCCCGCACGCAGGGAGGAGCGGGAAAAGAAGCTTCAGTCCGAAATACTGCTCAGAGCCCTCAGCAGCAAACAGGAAGATGCCGAACCCCCCATGACGGAACTCTGCGAACGGATGACACCTGCTGATGCGGAAGAAATGGCCGGGGTTTACAGGCAGGTTTTTGAATCATATCCCTTTCCCATACATGACCCTGAATACATAAGGCAGACAATGAAGGAATCCGCGGCATATTTCGGCATAAGGGAGAACGGCAGGATAACAGCCCTCGCCAGCGCCGAGCTGAACCCGTACATCAGCGCCGCTGAGATGACAGATTTTGCCACCCTCCCGGAGGCGAGAAACAAAGGCCTTGCCGGGGCGCTGCTGGCCAAAATGGAGCAGGAAGTGCCGAAACTCGGCATAAGCACTTTTTACACCATCGCCCGCTCACTTTCCTTCGGCATGAACATCACCTTTGCCAAAAGAGGCTACAGTTTCGGCGGCAGACTGGTTAACAACACAAATATCTGCGGCGGAACGGAAACAATGAATGTGTGGTATAAATTTGCCTGA
- a CDS encoding TraR/DksA family transcriptional regulator, with product MMDAERLSYHRQKLLDMKKELIEKLNEKYNEAIKLGTEGVQDSADEAYNIYNKNLMLGKVETDALKLRLVEQALQRIATGTYGVCIECEEEIEQKRLEYVPFARYCTDCKSELERKGLIKM from the coding sequence ATGATGGATGCTGAAAGGTTAAGCTACCATAGACAGAAACTTCTCGATATGAAGAAAGAGCTTATCGAGAAGCTGAACGAGAAGTATAACGAAGCAATAAAGCTTGGTACTGAAGGGGTTCAGGATTCCGCTGACGAGGCTTACAACATCTACAACAAAAACCTCATGCTCGGTAAGGTCGAAACCGATGCGCTTAAACTCAGGCTGGTTGAGCAGGCTCTCCAGCGTATAGCGACCGGAACCTACGGAGTGTGCATCGAGTGCGAGGAGGAGATAGAGCAGAAAAGGCTCGAATATGTCCCCTTCGCCAGATACTGCACCGACTGCAAATCCGAACTGGAAAGAAAGGGTCTCATAAAAATGTAG
- the kamA gene encoding lysine 2,3-aminomutase, whose protein sequence is MSIYTPNQKSIAESIQPDSGMQDWKNWHWQLRKTIKDIKTFEDVLGISFTPEERKRLEMTAEKFPIAVTPYYASLIDRENWRDDPVFRQAFPSVNELVTESWEMSDPLSEDEDSPAECITHRYPDRVLFHVSNMCAMYCRHCTRKRKVGDRDFIPGRDTLEKGLAYIRKTPEVRDVLISGGDPLMLTDSAIEWILDELSAIEHVEVIRIGTRMPVVLPYRVTEELAALLGSYPNLWLNTHFNHPREITDSSAAALRRLSSAGVPLGNQSVLLAGVNDCPYIMKKLVQKLVSHRVRPYYLYQCDLSEGLSHFRTPVSKGIEIIESLRGHTSGFSVPVYVIDAPGGGGKIPVSPNYLVSWSTNKVILRNYEGVICSYKEPDSYEPVFCDRNCDTCSLVLNVTGEENPAAIGIERLMADYDDKITLIPEDTERLRRRNDDG, encoded by the coding sequence GTGAGTATATATACACCTAACCAAAAATCCATAGCCGAATCCATTCAGCCTGATTCCGGCATGCAGGACTGGAAAAACTGGCACTGGCAGCTCCGCAAAACGATTAAGGACATAAAAACCTTTGAGGATGTGCTGGGAATAAGCTTCACGCCGGAGGAACGAAAGCGCCTTGAAATGACGGCTGAGAAATTTCCCATAGCAGTAACACCATACTACGCCTCGCTCATAGACCGTGAAAACTGGCGCGATGATCCGGTATTCAGGCAGGCTTTCCCCTCAGTTAATGAGCTAGTTACGGAAAGCTGGGAGATGAGCGACCCCCTGTCTGAAGATGAGGACAGCCCTGCGGAATGCATAACCCACCGCTACCCAGACAGGGTTCTTTTTCATGTAAGCAATATGTGCGCTATGTACTGCCGCCACTGCACCAGAAAGCGCAAGGTCGGGGACAGGGACTTCATCCCCGGCAGGGACACCCTTGAGAAAGGGCTTGCATACATCAGAAAGACCCCCGAAGTGAGAGACGTGCTTATATCCGGCGGTGACCCCCTCATGCTGACAGATTCCGCCATTGAATGGATTCTGGACGAACTCAGCGCCATTGAGCATGTGGAGGTGATCCGCATAGGAACAAGGATGCCCGTTGTCCTTCCTTACAGGGTTACCGAAGAGCTTGCCGCTCTTCTGGGCAGCTACCCTAACCTCTGGCTGAATACACATTTCAACCACCCCAGAGAAATAACGGATTCCTCAGCCGCCGCCCTGCGCAGGCTTTCCTCGGCGGGAGTGCCTCTCGGCAACCAGTCTGTTCTCCTCGCCGGGGTGAACGACTGCCCTTATATAATGAAAAAGCTGGTTCAGAAGCTTGTAAGCCATCGCGTGCGCCCTTATTATCTTTACCAGTGCGACCTTTCCGAAGGTCTGTCTCATTTCCGCACACCTGTGAGCAAGGGGATAGAGATCATAGAGTCCCTGAGAGGTCACACAAGCGGCTTCTCGGTCCCTGTTTATGTAATAGACGCACCCGGCGGCGGAGGCAAAATACCAGTAAGCCCGAACTATCTGGTGTCGTGGTCAACAAATAAGGTTATACTCCGCAACTACGAAGGGGTCATATGCTCCTACAAGGAGCCTGACTCATACGAGCCTGTCTTCTGCGACAGAAACTGCGATACATGCAGCCTCGTCCTTAATGTCACAGGGGAGGAAAATCCCGCGGCAATAGGCATAGAGAGGCTCATGGCGGACTATGATGACAAGATCACCCTCATACCCGAAGACACGGAAAGGCTGAGGAGAAGAAACGATGACGGATAA